The following proteins are co-located in the Peromyscus maniculatus bairdii isolate BWxNUB_F1_BW_parent chromosome 23, HU_Pman_BW_mat_3.1, whole genome shotgun sequence genome:
- the LOC143270479 gene encoding disks large homolog 5-like — protein sequence MTFLAYAIHLYKFTCVYVPTGTARKASSTPFFLTEQEQQLNQVEKLKLQLQMMNNDRNELREFLAHYNNELNNSTLYSQHLSEQTQLKEKVRMLLEDKKKLQGEQILLQESHAEAKRLHEEAHEKIYDLWTRQLQEHQRLEENLQSLMKQKELLTKQRDLAVKLQHHFTVSQMRFENLQQELEQTTAQEESLLQKELLVQKHYVPAPLQKTEKAGRSQRHLEGTIFYTPGSRPPQKMSPLFSCELPSEANINLPSGSPATV from the exons atgacCTTCTTGGCTTATGCCATTCATTTGTACAAATtcacttgtgtttatgtacctacaggaactgctaggaaggcatcatccacacccttcttcctcactgagcaggagcagcagctgaaccaggtggaaaaactgaaacttcagctacagatgatgaacaatgacaggaatgaactgcgtgaattcctggcccattacaacaatgagttgaacaacag caccctctacagtcagcacctgagtgaacagactcagttgaaagaaaaagtgagaatgttgctagaggacaagaaaaagctgcagggcgagcagattttactacaagagtcccATGCAGAGGCAAAGAGGCTCCATgaagaggcccatgagaagatctatgacctctggacaaggcagctgcag gaacatcaaagacttgaggaaaatcttcagtccctgatgaagcagaaggagctgctcaccaagcaaagggacttggcagtaaagctgcagcatcacttcactgtgtcccagatgag gtttgaaaacctccagcaggaactggagcagaccacagcccaggaagagagcctcctgcagaaggagctgctggtgcagaaacactatgttccag cacctcttcagaaaactgagaaggctggaagaagccagagacaccttgaaggcacaatattctacactccaggttcacggcctcctcagaaaatgtcacctcttttcagctgtgaactccctagtgaggcaaatatcaacttACCATCAGGCAGTCCAGCCACAGTCTGA